The following coding sequences lie in one Syngnathoides biaculeatus isolate LvHL_M chromosome 16, ASM1980259v1, whole genome shotgun sequence genomic window:
- the LOC133514548 gene encoding glutaryl-CoA dehydrogenase, mitochondrial-like isoform X2, protein MALRNVCRLLAHPQRCALLCFARAQGTAAPVRWDTEKTEKSKSPKVQFNWRDPLDLDGLLTEEEVLIRDSFRTYCQDKLMPRIILANRNEVFHREIVSEMGEMGVLGPTIKGYGCAGTSYVAYGLIAREVESVDSGYRSVMSVQSSLVMHPINAYGTEEQKQKYLPKLARGEILGCFGLTEPNHGSDPSSMETRAKYNPSSRTYSLTGSKTWSRGVLEPIPAVIGQEAGYTLNWLPANCRAYRDKQPHSQSHLGAINIACFEDVGGSRSGQRKTMQARGEDAQSTQEGPGLNPGPQNCDVNALRAAPPCRPLALHTKAYSTLFYLAARAAKESQYTRCFKKSTFTNGCKSM, encoded by the exons ATGGCGCTGCGGAACGTGTGTCGCCTTTTGGCTCACCCTCAGAGATGTGCCCTTCTTTGTTTCGCTCGAGCGCAGGGGACTGCAGCGCCTGTTAGATGGG ATACAGAGAAGACCGAGAAGTCCAAATCAC CCAAAGTCCAATTCAACTGGCGTGATCCTCTGGACCTGGATGGCCTACTGACAGAGGAGGAGGTCTTGATAAGAGACTCTTTTAGAACCTACTGCCAAGACAAACTAATGCCACGCATCATTTTAGCAAACAGAAATGAAG TGTTCCACAGAGAAATCGTGTCTGAGATGGGTGAGATGGGTGTCCTTGGTCCTACCATTAAAG gaTACGGCTGTGCGGGGACAAGCTACGTGGCCTACGGTTTGATCGCCAGAGAAGTAGAAAGCGTGGACAGCGGTTACCGTTCAGTGATGAGTGTGCAGTCGTCGCTGGTCATGCATCCCATCAATGCCTATGGCACCGAGGAGCAGAAGCAGAAGTACTTGCCCAAGCTGG CTCGTGGAGAGATCCTAGGTTGCTTTGGCCTGACGGAACCAAATCACGGCAGCGACCCAAGCAGCATGGAGACCAGAGCAAAGTACAACCCGTCCAGCCGCACGTACTCCCTCACAGGCTCCAAGACGTG gtcacggggagtgctggagcctatcccagctgtcatcgggcaggaggcaggctacaccctgaactggttgccagccaattgcagggcatacagagacaagcagccacactcacaatcacacctaggggcaattaatattgcatgttttgaggatgtgggaggaagtcggagtggccagagaaaaaccatgcaggcacggggagaagatgcacagtccacacaggagggtccgggattgaacccgggacctcagaactgtgacgtcaacgctttacgagctgctccaccgtgccgcccgcttGCTCTTCATACTAAAGCTTATTCAACATTGTTTTACCTGGCGGCTCGTGCCGCTAAAGAGAGCCAGTACACGAGATGTTTCAAAAAGTCTACTTTTACAAATGGCTGCAAGTCAATGTGA